In Candidatus Cohnella colombiensis, one DNA window encodes the following:
- the srtB gene encoding class B sortase has translation MNLLRKINTVIVIRIVCVIMISYALYMVGSMLLDRSVNAQTYEDLRDLYAEDKQAAAIAVEETATPAPAPVVLHDVVEDTAMLPAQAAPHKEDATPENTFTNLRKANKDFVGWLHIKDTHIDYPVVQTTDNEYYLNHNFRKSENIGGAIFMDYRNKKDSKSSNTIIYGHHMKDDTMFTDLLKFADQEFYDEHPTFTFETTKGEQTWEIFSAYITNTSFNYIIPDFDTKKQFSDFISKVARKSLIKTDVKVSSSDQIMTLSTCSYSLKDGRMVVHARKIN, from the coding sequence ATGAATCTATTGCGCAAAATAAACACAGTTATTGTCATCAGAATCGTGTGCGTGATTATGATTTCATATGCTTTGTACATGGTGGGCAGTATGCTGCTCGACCGCTCAGTAAATGCACAAACGTATGAAGATTTGCGTGATTTATATGCGGAGGATAAGCAGGCTGCTGCTATTGCTGTTGAGGAAACAGCTACTCCTGCTCCTGCTCCAGTCGTGCTACACGATGTTGTTGAAGACACCGCCATGCTACCAGCGCAAGCGGCTCCGCACAAGGAGGATGCAACGCCGGAAAATACGTTCACAAATTTACGTAAAGCAAACAAGGACTTCGTCGGCTGGCTGCACATTAAAGATACTCACATTGACTACCCTGTCGTTCAGACGACAGATAACGAGTATTATTTAAATCACAATTTCCGTAAGAGTGAAAATATTGGTGGAGCCATCTTCATGGATTATCGGAATAAGAAAGATTCTAAATCAAGCAACACGATTATTTACGGTCATCACATGAAAGATGATACGATGTTTACCGATTTATTGAAGTTTGCCGATCAGGAGTTTTACGACGAGCATCCGACCTTTACGTTCGAGACGACGAAAGGCGAGCAGACGTGGGAGATTTTCTCTGCGTACATCACGAACACAAGCTTCAACTACATTATTCCTGACTTTGATACGAAGAAGCAATTTAGTGACTTCATAAGTAAAGTTGCTCGTAAATCGCTCATTAAGACGGATGTGAAGGTAAGCTCAAGTGATCAGATTATGACTTTATCTACGTGTAGCTATAGTTTGAAGGATGGACGAATGGTCGTCCATGCCAGGAAGATCAATTAG
- a CDS encoding SGNH/GDSL hydrolase family protein, protein MRLKRNVFVIGLIVSMLLTSCNSKPASSPSAQGASSPTSSATEEGSATSENAATASYDGGTETPESTDPETVYYHRSIMNEGNPARIAAAMKKAIAGEPVTIGVIGGSITFGNAASDTNTKSWAALMKDWWVEKFPQAQITFVNAGIGATGSLYGVHRVDRDLLGAKPDFVVVEYSVNDMGVSSATETYEGLVRKILQSDNRPGVLNLDMMNSTGSSWGSHFVEVNKNYQLPMVSYREAVWPKVQDGELKWSELAPDDVHPNDNGHAMTADLIIHYLNDVLEKVDAIAAPDYSLPSPITANGYERSAIYNNLNLTATSNGGWQPYSYQGLWGDGWMATEKGEPLVLEVTGGYVTINYAKFTLKDRGAKAYVMIDDQTRVDFTANFNGGWGDYMETKILLSDSGSGKHKLAFFYDDEPYGEFRLVSVMVANQ, encoded by the coding sequence ATGAGATTGAAGCGAAATGTATTCGTCATAGGACTAATAGTATCTATGCTCTTAACGAGTTGTAATAGTAAACCTGCCTCAAGCCCATCAGCACAAGGTGCAAGTTCACCGACATCTTCAGCAACAGAGGAGGGGAGTGCAACGAGCGAGAACGCGGCAACTGCATCATATGACGGTGGTACAGAGACACCCGAGTCCACTGATCCAGAAACGGTCTATTATCATCGTTCTATCATGAACGAAGGTAACCCAGCTAGAATTGCTGCGGCGATGAAGAAGGCGATAGCAGGAGAACCCGTTACGATTGGAGTAATTGGCGGTTCGATAACATTTGGCAATGCAGCTAGCGATACGAATACGAAGTCATGGGCAGCCTTGATGAAGGACTGGTGGGTTGAGAAGTTTCCACAAGCCCAAATCACGTTCGTGAACGCGGGGATTGGGGCGACAGGCTCGCTGTATGGCGTTCATCGAGTAGATCGCGATCTGTTGGGAGCGAAGCCGGATTTCGTCGTAGTTGAGTATAGTGTCAATGATATGGGCGTCAGCTCAGCAACCGAGACGTATGAAGGGCTAGTACGCAAAATTTTGCAATCCGATAATCGGCCTGGCGTACTGAACCTGGATATGATGAATAGTACGGGTAGCAGCTGGGGGAGTCATTTTGTAGAGGTGAATAAAAACTATCAATTGCCGATGGTGAGCTATCGTGAAGCGGTATGGCCAAAAGTGCAGGATGGCGAATTGAAGTGGTCCGAGCTCGCTCCTGATGATGTTCACCCGAACGATAATGGTCATGCGATGACAGCCGATCTTATCATCCATTATTTGAATGACGTATTGGAAAAGGTGGATGCAATTGCTGCGCCGGATTATTCGCTACCCTCGCCGATTACAGCGAACGGCTACGAGCGTTCCGCCATTTACAACAATTTGAATTTAACGGCGACAAGTAATGGAGGCTGGCAGCCTTACAGTTACCAAGGCTTATGGGGCGACGGCTGGATGGCGACGGAAAAAGGCGAACCGCTCGTACTAGAAGTTACAGGTGGCTATGTGACGATCAATTACGCGAAATTTACGTTAAAAGATCGTGGCGCAAAAGCTTATGTGATGATCGATGACCAAACCCGAGTAGACTTCACAGCAAATTTCAATGGTGGCTGGGGAGATTACATGGAAACGAAAATTTTGCTGTCTGACTCTGGAAGTGGTAAGCATAAACTCGCTTTCTTTTATGATGATGAGCCTTACGGAGAGTTCAGGTTAGTGAGCGTTATGGTTGCAAATCAATAA
- a CDS encoding thymidine kinase, with product MAQLYYKYGTMNSGKSIEIIKVSHNYEEQGKPVLIFSPSIDTRSGSDQVGSRVGMTRPAIPVDEQSNIYESVKSIIAQSEFDRIYCVLIDEAQFLTKQQVLQLTQVVDELDIPVMAFGLKNDFQNHLFEGSYNLLIQADKIEEIKTICWYCARKATMVIRFRDDVPVNEGQQIQIGGNEDYKPVCRRCYNAAFAAQSQS from the coding sequence GTGGCACAGCTCTATTATAAATACGGTACAATGAATAGCGGTAAGTCAATCGAGATAATTAAGGTTTCACACAATTATGAGGAACAAGGAAAGCCGGTTCTTATTTTCTCGCCATCCATCGATACAAGAAGTGGCTCGGATCAAGTCGGTTCACGTGTAGGAATGACGCGTCCTGCGATTCCCGTTGATGAGCAGTCTAACATCTATGAAAGTGTTAAGAGCATCATCGCTCAATCTGAATTTGATAGAATCTATTGCGTGCTAATCGATGAGGCGCAGTTTTTAACGAAGCAGCAGGTGCTTCAGTTGACACAAGTTGTCGATGAGCTAGACATTCCTGTAATGGCGTTTGGTTTAAAAAACGATTTTCAAAACCATTTGTTTGAAGGCAGCTACAACTTGCTTATCCAGGCGGATAAGATTGAAGAAATTAAGACCATTTGCTGGTACTGCGCACGCAAAGCGACGATGGTTATAAGGTTCCGTGATGATGTACCTGTCAATGAAGGTCAGCAAATTCAAATTGGTGGAAACGAAGACTACAAACCTGTATGTCGTCGCTGTTATAACGCAGCATTCGCTGCGCAATCGCAATCCTAA
- a CDS encoding HAMP domain-containing sensor histidine kinase, protein MLFVWIALWAVAFIVWLSDPKSSVNRWLSLLSFSGGAGALAVTLDTRFIPYMVSNYPNATAQQALYEVQAYSSLFCYYGVPYTFLLFALAYRPIQQIERKLQRWLPLYLLIPIIGFVTLTPGYNDYTPITYTAVVWWAVPCFLIGTVLILSKPSGHAISHAHWIICFAVLTPALFAMIFSYVLPSLGKLGLYMYNVWFVTIGVVIFGIGLFSYGFLGIRVLIERRRLESTLQAVTSGTAILHHAIKNDVGKMRLFGQKMQAYAESTNQPELLEDVRTMMHASGHIQEMISRVHRRTEDLEVRPTVTDISQLIVDTLKPYEPVLKGIKLKLQVADRWMCTLDQAQVGEAINNLISNAIEAMNGSGELTVSFIEHKRDLTVEIRDSGPGMSKQQAHKAMEPFYTTKKSRDANFGLGLPYAYFVMRKHGGTLQIRSKVGAGTVIFLIFPKRSVKAEKVSSNISAGGVVRG, encoded by the coding sequence ATGCTGTTTGTTTGGATTGCTTTGTGGGCAGTCGCATTCATCGTATGGCTATCCGATCCGAAATCCTCTGTTAACCGATGGCTGAGCCTCCTTTCCTTTAGTGGTGGAGCAGGAGCGCTCGCCGTTACGCTTGACACACGCTTCATCCCCTACATGGTGTCGAACTATCCGAATGCTACCGCTCAGCAAGCGCTGTACGAAGTACAAGCGTATTCTTCACTATTTTGCTATTATGGCGTACCTTATACATTCTTGCTCTTTGCGCTCGCTTATCGTCCAATCCAACAAATTGAACGAAAGCTGCAGCGGTGGTTGCCGTTATATTTATTGATACCTATCATTGGATTTGTGACGCTAACCCCCGGTTATAATGACTATACTCCAATTACTTATACCGCTGTCGTCTGGTGGGCAGTGCCATGCTTTCTAATCGGAACGGTTCTTATTCTATCTAAACCGAGCGGTCATGCGATATCTCATGCGCATTGGATTATTTGCTTTGCCGTGCTGACACCAGCGTTGTTCGCGATGATCTTCAGCTATGTGCTGCCGAGCCTCGGTAAACTAGGGCTATATATGTATAATGTGTGGTTTGTTACAATCGGAGTAGTCATCTTTGGGATCGGATTGTTTAGCTACGGCTTTCTAGGGATACGGGTGCTCATCGAACGGCGCCGATTGGAGTCTACGCTTCAGGCGGTCACCTCGGGGACAGCGATTCTCCATCATGCCATTAAGAATGATGTAGGCAAAATGCGTCTATTCGGACAGAAGATGCAAGCCTATGCAGAATCAACGAACCAACCGGAGCTATTAGAGGATGTGCGCACGATGATGCATGCTTCCGGGCATATCCAGGAGATGATTTCTCGCGTACATAGGCGTACGGAAGATTTAGAGGTTCGTCCGACCGTCACAGATATCAGTCAACTTATTGTGGACACATTAAAGCCGTATGAACCGGTGTTAAAGGGGATTAAACTGAAGTTACAGGTTGCGGATCGCTGGATGTGTACCTTGGACCAAGCTCAGGTGGGTGAGGCGATCAATAACTTGATTTCTAACGCGATCGAAGCGATGAACGGATCGGGGGAGTTGACCGTTTCATTCATAGAGCATAAGCGAGATTTGACAGTTGAAATTCGTGATTCGGGTCCTGGCATGTCCAAGCAGCAAGCTCACAAGGCGATGGAGCCATTTTATACAACGAAAAAAAGCCGCGATGCGAACTTTGGATTGGGTTTGCCCTATGCCTACTTTGTCATGCGAAAGCACGGGGGTACACTGCAAATCAGAAGTAAAGTCGGAGCTGGAACCGTTATTTTTTTAATTTTTCCAAAGCGCAGTGTAAAGGCTGAGAAGGTAAGCTCCAACATCAGCGCAGGAGGTGTCGTTCGTGGATAA
- a CDS encoding response regulator transcription factor, translated as MDKIAVWIVEDDPDWLRGLRAYLDGQLDMQVIFYSADPAVVREVLAGDSPQPVDVVLMDIMLDGVPEGILLAEEVAMSLGARVIMLTSMEEKELIFRSFQAGAIDYQLKTDFEKLPEAIRAAATRQSPISAEAAERMREEFRRLKRLEREFEVKTVQGMITPSELQLLKLVDEGYSQSEIANQLFISIRTVKNHINHILKKLKTSGSKEAAQQVKEMGLFHTDSES; from the coding sequence GTGGATAAAATCGCCGTATGGATCGTAGAGGATGACCCAGACTGGTTACGGGGCTTGCGTGCTTATTTGGACGGGCAACTAGACATGCAAGTCATATTCTACTCAGCTGATCCGGCTGTCGTAAGAGAGGTTTTGGCAGGCGATAGCCCTCAACCCGTAGATGTAGTACTAATGGATATCATGCTGGATGGCGTTCCAGAAGGGATTCTGTTAGCTGAAGAGGTTGCAATGAGCTTGGGTGCGCGAGTCATCATGCTCACTTCGATGGAGGAGAAGGAGTTAATCTTCCGGTCCTTTCAAGCAGGGGCGATCGATTATCAGTTGAAGACTGATTTCGAGAAGCTACCAGAAGCTATTCGAGCGGCAGCAACTCGTCAATCACCGATTAGTGCTGAGGCTGCTGAGCGAATGCGCGAGGAATTTCGCCGGCTGAAACGGTTGGAGCGCGAATTTGAAGTAAAGACGGTGCAGGGAATGATCACACCTTCTGAGCTCCAGTTACTTAAGCTAGTGGATGAAGGCTATTCACAATCGGAAATTGCGAATCAATTGTTCATTTCGATCCGCACAGTCAAAAATCATATTAATCATATATTGAAGAAGCTGAAGACGAGCGGGTCTAAAGAAGCTGCACAGCAAGTAAAAGAGATGGGATTATTTCATACAGACAGTGAAAGCTAA
- a CDS encoding TIGR02206 family membrane protein: MKLRSGHNLLSRRGNEMAFVPFGIAHVIGILLSVVMVFVIIHRRQWLRKTNVDRIARYSLAGLLIGCEVSLYIWYEVTDNWGLHSLPFQLCSIMMWLSAALLLTRNHRLYEIGYFLGILGAIQAILTPNLDASYPEFRYFHFFIAHAAIIAASVYMTAVHQHRPKLRSMFRALGWLHVLALPAAITNWITGSNFMFLARKPDTGSLLDLLSPWPWYLLQLELVAMLLCFMLYGIVWFVDRMSSRMTQATTP, from the coding sequence ATGAAGTTGAGATCAGGTCACAATCTGTTGTCGAGAAGAGGGAATGAGATGGCGTTCGTACCGTTTGGCATCGCGCATGTGATAGGGATACTGTTGTCAGTCGTCATGGTGTTCGTTATCATCCATCGACGACAATGGCTAAGAAAAACGAACGTAGATCGGATAGCCAGATATAGTCTGGCGGGGCTACTGATCGGTTGCGAGGTTTCCTTATACATTTGGTATGAGGTTACGGACAATTGGGGATTACACTCACTGCCCTTTCAGCTATGCAGCATCATGATGTGGTTATCGGCTGCGCTTCTGCTAACGCGAAATCACAGACTGTACGAAATCGGATATTTTCTCGGAATACTCGGTGCCATTCAAGCGATTCTCACTCCCAACTTAGATGCCTCTTATCCGGAATTTCGTTACTTTCACTTCTTCATTGCTCATGCGGCCATTATTGCAGCAAGTGTTTATATGACCGCAGTTCATCAGCATCGTCCAAAGCTTCGATCAATGTTCAGAGCGTTAGGCTGGCTCCATGTACTCGCACTTCCAGCAGCGATTACGAATTGGATTACCGGAAGCAACTTTATGTTTCTTGCTCGTAAGCCTGATACAGGATCATTACTCGATTTATTATCACCATGGCCTTGGTACTTACTGCAGCTAGAGCTCGTTGCAATGCTTCTATGCTTCATGCTTTATGGCATTGTATGGTTCGTAGATCGCATGTCAAGTCGTATGACGCAAGCGACAACCCCTTAG
- a CDS encoding DUF2339 domain-containing protein has translation MDLFFRKHWTSLLGVMFILAAVVTLFKYSLDQGWITNVMKIGFGLISGAGLSMVGLALTKRGTFYSAVQILMGLGACILYATFSFAGIYYGLWNPMTVLIGMSAVTIGVSLFAYRTDSRLLMNIALAGGILSPLFMQPMDDQVFTLFLYLFVLNTAFFFLSIAKRWNELRYSAFIGTWIVYGVYYVHFDPPTEGLWNMPIRYALAAFIYYLVGFMLSSWKTKRSFDGWNVYLSLTNGVLFGCWAIFILQGELHYAFVLALIGFVYVIIGAIIYKLTQDLNMAFVSHTISGMMMLLLAIAQLGSGMEIKPLISVIVWGTIAGVVAVIGQKMDWIGLKIISVAIWFIVGIYWFIVTWDTPRGEWFGTYIPFLNWGAMAWVLLAVIGFYYSMHEMRSPKKPRSIDSDANEELLSNVFALFSHLIVGGLLTVQISGVFYEYFDSASNNMMQLSLSVSWGVYALLLFLWGAYRGQNLFRWFGTVVLLIVAVKAMFMDLSGQDMLYKVLVLILLGGISFLITWVNNKWNTTKVQSAEEVHTKN, from the coding sequence ATGGATTTATTTTTCCGTAAGCACTGGACTTCTTTGTTAGGTGTCATGTTTATATTAGCTGCAGTCGTAACGTTATTTAAGTATTCACTTGATCAAGGCTGGATTACGAACGTAATGAAGATCGGATTCGGATTGATTAGCGGTGCTGGACTTAGCATGGTAGGCTTGGCTCTGACAAAGCGGGGGACGTTCTACTCCGCAGTTCAGATTCTTATGGGATTAGGGGCATGCATTCTATATGCTACCTTCTCATTCGCAGGAATTTACTACGGATTATGGAATCCGATGACGGTGTTAATCGGGATGTCCGCAGTAACGATTGGAGTGTCCTTATTCGCTTATCGCACGGACTCGCGTCTATTGATGAACATTGCGTTAGCAGGGGGAATATTATCTCCGCTGTTCATGCAACCGATGGATGATCAAGTATTCACTTTGTTCCTCTACTTATTTGTCTTGAACACGGCATTTTTCTTCCTTAGCATCGCAAAACGCTGGAATGAGCTACGGTACAGTGCTTTCATTGGAACTTGGATCGTGTACGGAGTTTACTATGTACACTTTGATCCACCTACAGAAGGCTTATGGAACATGCCGATTCGATATGCGCTCGCAGCGTTCATTTATTACCTTGTCGGATTTATGCTGTCATCTTGGAAGACGAAACGCAGCTTCGATGGCTGGAACGTCTACTTAAGCTTAACAAATGGTGTGCTGTTCGGCTGTTGGGCGATCTTCATCCTGCAAGGTGAGCTGCATTATGCTTTTGTGCTCGCTTTGATCGGATTCGTCTACGTAATAATTGGAGCAATCATCTATAAGCTCACTCAAGATTTGAATATGGCGTTCGTCAGTCACACGATTAGCGGGATGATGATGCTCCTTCTTGCAATTGCACAGTTAGGAAGCGGGATGGAGATTAAGCCTCTTATCAGCGTTATCGTTTGGGGTACGATTGCAGGTGTTGTTGCTGTAATAGGTCAAAAAATGGACTGGATTGGGTTGAAAATCATTTCGGTAGCTATTTGGTTTATTGTTGGGATCTATTGGTTCATCGTAACTTGGGATACGCCGCGTGGAGAATGGTTTGGTACGTACATTCCATTCTTGAACTGGGGAGCGATGGCATGGGTGTTGTTAGCAGTCATCGGATTCTATTATTCGATGCACGAGATGCGGTCGCCAAAGAAACCAAGAAGTATTGACTCGGACGCTAATGAGGAATTGCTATCGAATGTGTTTGCTCTATTTTCACATCTCATTGTTGGTGGTCTACTTACTGTACAAATAAGTGGAGTGTTCTACGAATACTTTGATAGTGCTTCAAATAATATGATGCAGCTTTCATTATCTGTCTCTTGGGGAGTATACGCATTGTTATTGTTTCTCTGGGGAGCCTATCGTGGGCAAAATCTATTTAGATGGTTCGGTACGGTAGTGTTGTTAATTGTAGCTGTTAAGGCAATGTTCATGGATTTAAGCGGTCAGGATATGCTGTACAAAGTGCTTGTTCTCATCCTTCTCGGAGGTATTTCCTTCCTGATTACATGGGTCAACAATAAGTGGAATACTACGAAAGTGCAAAGTGCAGAGGAAGTTCATACGAAAAATTAG
- a CDS encoding formate/nitrite transporter family protein, translating into MEDQALLKVEQLALKKFKIFKQSILRYLSRSMLASMFIGFGVIVAFKTGNFFYLEHSPLTYPMAAITFGAAIILISYGGGDLFTGNTFYYTYAALRKKMKWKDTVKLWILSYSGNILGAAAFALLIYTTGLFADSSVNSFLLSVVEKKVSAPTMELFFRAILCNWLVCLAFFVPMSMKDDGAKMFAMMLFVFCFFISGYEHSIANMCTFAIALVLDQPGGITFSDVMHNLIPVTFGNLIGGGLLMGYMYFYVNKPFMEE; encoded by the coding sequence ATGGAAGACCAAGCACTTTTAAAGGTTGAACAATTAGCTCTGAAGAAATTTAAAATTTTCAAACAAAGTATACTCCGGTATTTGTCTCGTTCGATGCTTGCAAGTATGTTTATCGGTTTCGGTGTAATTGTTGCATTCAAGACCGGTAACTTCTTCTATCTTGAGCACTCACCACTGACTTATCCGATGGCTGCAATTACATTTGGCGCGGCAATCATTTTGATATCTTATGGTGGCGGAGATCTCTTTACGGGAAACACATTTTATTATACGTACGCTGCCCTGCGTAAAAAGATGAAGTGGAAAGACACAGTGAAATTGTGGATTTTGAGTTATTCTGGTAATATTCTAGGAGCGGCGGCTTTTGCGCTTTTAATCTACACAACTGGATTATTTGCGGACTCCTCTGTCAATAGCTTTTTGCTCAGCGTCGTTGAGAAGAAGGTTAGCGCACCAACGATGGAATTATTTTTCCGCGCGATCTTGTGTAATTGGCTCGTCTGTCTCGCTTTCTTCGTCCCGATGTCGATGAAGGATGATGGGGCAAAGATGTTTGCGATGATGCTGTTCGTATTCTGCTTCTTTATTTCGGGATATGAACATAGTATCGCCAACATGTGCACGTTCGCAATCGCTTTGGTGCTCGATCAACCTGGTGGGATCACCTTCAGCGATGTGATGCACAACCTTATTCCTGTCACCTTTGGTAATCTAATTGGTGGCGGACTGCTGATGGGTTACATGTATTTTTATGTTAACAAACCTTTCATGGAAGAATAG
- a CDS encoding L-lactate dehydrogenase: MLKKTRVVIIGAGAVGSTTAYTLLLRKRMDELVLIDANHNKAVGDALDMNHGMPFLGGAKLWAGTYEDCRDADIIVITAGAAQKEGESRVDLLKRNVAIFDSIINEVLKYNNHAILLIASNPVDIMSYFTWRKSEWPINRIIGSGTLLDSARFRYLIGEELNIDPRSVHAHIVGEHGDSELPLWSLANVAGTEVRLSDESKETIFTNTRDAAYQIISAKGATYYAIALALDRICTAILRDEGAVLNVSTLLKDYHGVSDVFLGVPCIVDRHGVREIMDIKITEEEKLLLHRSADKLKGLIQSIESVE, translated from the coding sequence ATTTTGAAAAAAACGAGAGTCGTAATTATTGGAGCAGGTGCGGTCGGTTCTACGACAGCTTATACATTGCTCCTTCGCAAGAGAATGGATGAGCTTGTCCTTATTGATGCAAACCATAATAAAGCTGTTGGTGATGCGCTTGATATGAACCACGGTATGCCATTCCTTGGAGGCGCAAAGCTCTGGGCGGGTACATATGAAGATTGCCGCGATGCAGATATTATTGTCATTACTGCAGGCGCTGCGCAGAAGGAAGGCGAATCTCGCGTCGATTTGCTCAAGCGCAACGTTGCGATTTTCGATAGCATCATTAATGAAGTACTTAAATATAACAATCATGCGATTTTGTTAATTGCATCGAATCCAGTTGATATTATGAGTTACTTCACCTGGAGAAAGTCGGAATGGCCGATTAACCGGATTATTGGCTCGGGTACGCTGCTTGATAGCGCTAGATTCCGTTATTTGATTGGTGAAGAATTGAATATTGATCCACGCAGCGTACATGCACACATTGTTGGTGAACATGGCGATTCTGAGCTTCCACTATGGAGCTTGGCTAACGTTGCAGGTACCGAAGTTCGCTTGAGCGACGAAAGCAAGGAAACGATTTTCACAAACACTCGTGATGCTGCGTATCAGATCATCAGCGCAAAAGGTGCTACTTATTATGCGATTGCGTTGGCGCTTGATCGGATCTGCACAGCGATTTTACGCGACGAAGGTGCGGTTCTGAACGTGTCCACATTGCTGAAAGATTATCATGGCGTTTCCGATGTGTTCCTCGGGGTGCCGTGTATCGTCGATCGTCATGGAGTACGTGAAATTATGGACATCAAAATTACGGAAGAAGAGAAGCTGTTGCTGCACCGCTCTGCGGATAAGCTCAAAGGGTTAATCCAATCCATTGAATCTGTAGAATAG
- a CDS encoding hemerythrin domain-containing protein, which produces MRVNLPEKMVTTTMTPMFQLNDAVTRLKEEHSILQVVLQEIYSLTCAIRIEKDELQLNNQMYELKKKVADFKVQLDAHSQWEEEELFPMAAWYFGTDIDECTLMEQEHELADQYVKAFTHAIDRTMLPICIEEAKRMTSYLFQAYVILTNHFRDEEELMASLKDHSNSYDY; this is translated from the coding sequence ATGAGAGTAAACTTACCTGAGAAAATGGTTACTACGACAATGACACCTATGTTTCAATTAAATGATGCTGTTACGAGACTGAAAGAAGAACACAGCATACTGCAGGTCGTGCTACAGGAAATTTATTCGTTAACTTGTGCGATTAGGATCGAGAAAGATGAGCTGCAATTAAACAATCAGATGTACGAGTTGAAAAAGAAGGTCGCAGACTTTAAGGTGCAATTGGACGCCCATTCGCAATGGGAAGAAGAGGAGCTTTTCCCGATGGCGGCGTGGTACTTTGGCACAGATATAGATGAATGCACGCTGATGGAGCAAGAGCATGAGCTAGCAGATCAATATGTGAAGGCGTTCACGCATGCGATCGATCGAACGATGCTACCGATCTGTATTGAAGAAGCAAAGCGCATGACATCGTATCTTTTCCAAGCCTATGTGATCTTAACGAATCATTTTCGCGATGAAGAAGAATTAATGGCGTCGCTCAAAGATCATTCGAACAGCTACGACTATTAA
- a CDS encoding SGNH/GDSL hydrolase family protein, with protein sequence MLLKKGQKLLFIGDSITDCDRVKPDGEGLFGALGRGYVSLVDGMLQAIYPELGIRVVNTGLSGNTVVDLDKRWQEDVIDRKPDWLSIMIGTNDVWRQYDTPFIKEWHVYKDQYQTTLRKLIEQSKPLVEGIVLMTPFFLEVNRSDAMRNTMDDYGAIVKQIAEEYGTYFVDTQAAFDVVLKELYSATLAWDRVHPSQAGHVVLAKAFLDKLGFQWNRG encoded by the coding sequence ATGTTGCTTAAAAAAGGGCAAAAGCTATTATTCATCGGAGATTCGATTACAGATTGCGATCGTGTAAAGCCTGATGGTGAAGGGCTATTTGGAGCGCTTGGCAGAGGGTATGTATCACTTGTTGACGGTATGCTTCAAGCTATCTATCCCGAACTGGGCATTCGCGTTGTAAACACGGGGTTAAGTGGAAACACAGTTGTAGATCTTGATAAGAGATGGCAGGAAGATGTGATTGACCGCAAGCCCGACTGGCTCTCTATTATGATTGGTACGAATGATGTATGGCGCCAATATGATACGCCTTTCATTAAAGAATGGCATGTGTACAAGGATCAATATCAAACGACTTTACGTAAGCTCATCGAGCAATCGAAGCCATTGGTTGAGGGGATCGTACTGATGACACCCTTCTTCCTAGAAGTGAATCGATCGGATGCCATGCGCAACACGATGGACGATTATGGTGCAATTGTGAAACAAATCGCGGAAGAGTATGGTACATATTTTGTTGATACTCAGGCTGCATTTGATGTGGTGCTGAAGGAGCTTTACTCTGCAACGTTGGCATGGGATCGTGTGCATCCATCGCAAGCGGGGCATGTCGTACTTGCGAAAGCCTTTTTAGATAAGCTAGGTTTCCAATGGAATAGAGGGTAA